One window from the genome of Natrialba magadii ATCC 43099 encodes:
- a CDS encoding PadR family transcriptional regulator, which yields MDDLTGFQRDLLYVIAGADQPSGQDVKDEIETYYSAEINHGRLYPNLDTLVNKELVEKGELDRRTNYYAISDEGRQRIEDRREWERQYVDV from the coding sequence ATGGACGATCTGACCGGGTTCCAACGGGACCTCCTGTACGTCATTGCAGGAGCGGACCAGCCGTCCGGCCAAGATGTAAAGGACGAGATCGAGACATACTACAGCGCCGAGATCAACCACGGGCGGCTGTATCCCAATCTCGACACGCTCGTGAATAAAGAGCTCGTCGAGAAAGGAGAACTCGATCGACGAACAAACTACTACGCGATCAGTGACGAGGGTCGACAACGAATCGAAGACCGACGAGAGTGGGAACGCCAGTACGTCGATGTTTGA